The following are encoded together in the Salvelinus sp. IW2-2015 unplaced genomic scaffold, ASM291031v2 Un_scaffold1585, whole genome shotgun sequence genome:
- the folr gene encoding folate receptor translates to MWWVLVLLLSLASRAQSLEKLNMCMDAKHHKKEPGAEGQLYKQCAPWKDNACCTANTSAEAHDDNSYLYNFNWNHCGVMTSKCKKHFTQDTCFYECSPHLGPWIQQVDQSWRKGADPIRASVSGGLPQLVGRLQGMTSPAQTGLDIRWTGHIRRNRCPAEASCRKWTDIFPTAQIMCEKIWSDSYSYTNLPKSSGHCMQLWFTGKNPNKKVAEYYLNHAPWQRVTPASLLLLATMSLSIVLL, encoded by the exons ATGTGGTGGGTATTGGTCCTGCTGCTATCCCTGGCCAGCCGGGCTCAGTCTTTAGAAAAGCTCAACATGTGTATGGATGCCAAACACCACAAAAAAGAGCCTGGCGCCGAAGGACAACtctataaacag TGTGCTCCATGGAAAGATAATGCCTGTTGTACAGCTAACACCAGCGCGGAGGCCCATGATGATAACTCCTATCTGTACAACTTCAACTGGAACCACTGTGGCGTCATGACCTCCAAATGCAAGAAACACTTTACCCAGGACACCTGCTTCTACGAGTGTTCACCTCACCTGGGGCCCTGGATACAGCAG GTGGACCAGTCTTGGCGTAAAGGAGCGGATCCTATACGTGCCTCTGTGTCAGGAGGACTGCCACAGCTGGTGGGACGACTGCAAGGGATGACTTCACCTGCGCAAACAGGACTGGACATACGCTGGACTGGCCACATAC gccgTAACCGTTGTCCTGCTGAGGCTAGTTGTCGTAAGTGGACAGATATCTTCCCTACAGCCCAGATAATGTGTGAGAAGATCTGGTCTGACTCCTACAGCTACACCAACCTGCCCAAGTCTTCTGGCCACTGCATGCAGCTGTGGTTCACCGGGAAGAACCCCAACAAGAAGGTGGCGGAATACTACCTGAACCACGCCCCCTGGCAACGTGTTACCCCCGCCTCACTCCTCCTCCTGGCAACAATGTCATTAAGCATTGTCCTGCTCTGA